CGCGCCGCTGCTGGCCAACGAGGTCCCCGGCGGGAAGGTGGACCTGCTGACGTTCCCGGTGCCGAGGTGGCACGAACACGACGGCGGGCGGTTCATCGGCACCGGTTGCTTCGTCGTCACCAGCGACCCGGACACCGGCGTCCACAACGGAGGCTGCTATCGGATGGAGGTGGCCGACGAGGGCCGTAGTGTCACCCTCGCGGTGGTCCCGGGCAAGCACGGCGACCAGAACATCCGGCGCTGGTTCGAACGCGAGGGCCGCGCTCCCGTGACTGTCTCCTTCGGACACGACCCGCTGTTGCTCGTGCTGGGCGGCACCGAGGTCCCGCACGGGATTTCGGAACTGGAGTACGCCGGGGCCGTGCTGGGCGAGCGGGTCCCGGTCGTCACCGGGCCGGACACCGGGCTGCCGATCCCGGCGGGCAGCGAGCTGGCGATCGAAGGCTGGCTGCGGCCGGACCACCTGCGCGAAGAAGGGCCGTTCGGCGAGTGGACGGGGTACTACTCGGGCCGCCGCCGGCCGAACCTCGCCGTGGAGATCACCCGGCTGTACCACCGGGACGACCCGATCCTGCTCGGTGCCCCGCCGGGCAAGCCGCCGCACGACTACTCGTACATGCGCACGGTGATGAAGTCGGCGATGATCCAGGACGAGCTCGCCGCTTCGGGCGTGCCGGGCGTGGTCAAGGCGTGGGCCCACGAATCCGGCGGCGGGCGGCTGTTCGTCGCGGTGTCGGTGCGGCAGCGCTACGCCGGGCACGCGCGCCAGGTGGCGTACCTGACCGCGCAGGGGCCGGCGGCGGCCTACATGAACCGTTACGTGGTCGTGGTGGACGACGACGTCGACCCGGCGGACCTCGACCAGGTCGTCTGGGCGATGTCGACGCGCAGCGACCCCGGCACCGACATCGAGGTGATGAAACGGACGTGGGGCAGCAAGCTGGACCCGTTGTCGGTGGAGGGCGCACCGCCGTTCACCAGCCGCGCGATCATCGACGCCTGCCGCCCTTACGAGCGGCTGGAATCCTTTCCCCGGGTGGCGGAGAGCGACCCGGAGTTCCTGCGGAACCTCGAACGGAAGTGGCGCTCGGACCTGGCCTGACGCGTCGTGAGTGTTTAGGGAGGTTAGAACCGCCCTAAACACTCACGACGAGCTGCGGCAGACTACGTGCGGTAGCGGAACAGGATGCGGCCTCGGCTCAGGTCGTACGGGCTCAGCTCCACCAGGACCCGGTCGAACGGCAGGATCTTGATGTAGTTCTTCCGGATCTTCCCGCTGATGTGGGCCAGCACCTGGTGCCCGTTCGGCAGCTCCACCTTGAAGGTGGCGTTGCGCAGGCACTCGGTCACGGTGCCCTCGACTTCGATGCCGCCCTTATTCGCCATGGCGCACCAGCTCCAGGTTGCTGCTCGCGCGCCGGGCGCCGACGCTCTCGAACAACGCCGTCGCCGCCGGGTTGGCTTCGTTCACTTCGGCCGAAGCCGTGGGGATTCCCGCGTCGTGCAGGGCGCCCAGCACCTGGGCGAGCAGTGCCCGGGCGATGCCGCGGCGTTGCCGGTCCGCGCGGACCGCGATCAGCCCGATCCGCGGCAGCCGCGTCACCCGGACCACCCGGACCAGGCCCACGTACTCGTCCGCCTCGGCCGCGACCGCGTACTTCGCCGGGTCCACCACGGTGTCCCCGGGCGGGTGCGGCAGCACCTCGGCCGGCATCTCCTGCCAGCCGACGGTCGCCTCGATCTCGGCGCGGACCACGCGGTCCAGTGCCCGCAGCGGACCCTCGGACGCCGCGCCGAGGGGCACGATCGTCACGCCCGGCGGCGGGGCCACCGGGCCGGCGCCGCCGGTGGACACGACGTACTCCCACTCGCGCCGCCGGGTTGTGAAGCCGGCTCGTTCCCAGCCGGCCGTCAGCTCGGCGTCGGCCTCGTCGACGATCGTGTGGAGCGGGCCCCGGAGATCCGCCAGCATCGCGTCGGCCAGCCGGTCGAAGACCGAGCGGTGCCACGCGTCGATGCTGAGGAAGGTCCGCCCGTCGGGCCGCGTCGAAGCCTCGCCGCGGCCGGCCACCCGGTCGTCCTCCAGCGCGTGCCACTGCCGCTGCGCGACCCGCGTGATCACCACCGCGGGCTCGCCCGAGGTGAAATGCGCAGTTTCCATAGGTTCGTACCTTTCGGGAGTGCCTGAAGCGCTCCCGGCGACCCCTACGTCAGTCGCCCGACCGTGACGACGAGGGGAGCACCCACATCGAAACAGCGTTCATGGGGCTCACCTCCCGGCGTCGAGTCACGGTCACCGGCACGATAGCGGGCTCGCGCCGCCCGGCCCACTCATTTACCGGCGCGCCCCAGCGCCCGGCGGACGAGCCTCGCCGGGAACGCCAGCAACAGCAGCGCGTAGTAGCCGAAACCGGGCTTGATGAACCCCACCACGAGGGCGAGCGCGAACACGGCCGAGCTCACCACGAAGTTCCAGAACATCTCGTCCGGCACCGGCTCGGCGTCCCCGCGCACCTGCGGGTCGTGGCGGACGATGAGCACCAGCGCCGTGTGGCACAGGCTGCTGGCCAGCAGCGTCCCCAGGTAGAACACGACGGTGAAGCGTTCGGACTGGTACGCGCCGATCAGCTCGCTGGGGAAGGGCAGCAGGGCGATCGTCAGCAGCCAGCAGAAGTTGACGCGCACGAGCGTGGTGCTGTAAGCGCGCACGTGTTCGAAGATGCGGTGGTGGACGAACCAGAAGCGGCCGATCACGAGGAAGCTGATCAGGAAGCTGACGATCTTCGACCAGTTGTGCGTCACGGCTTCGACCGCGGGCTTGTGCTCCGAAACCAGCTCCGGCACCAGGTCCGTCAGCGGCAGGACCAGCAAGGTCAGCGCGATCGCGACCACGGCGTCGGTGAAGAACACCAGCCGCTCGGATGATCTTTTCTGCTCCACGCCGACATCCAACACTACAATCCCGGAGTCATGACGGTTGCCGCCGCGATCGCGTTCACCTGGCTGGGGATGGTGCTGGCCATCTCGTTCCTCGAGGCACCGCTGAAGTTCCGCGCTCCCGGTGTCACCCTCCCGCTGGGGCTGGGCATCGGCCGGGTGGTGTTCGCCGCGCTCAACAAGGTCGAGGCCGTGCTCGCGCTCGGGACCGTCGTCTTCCTGGTCATCGGGCCGCGGACGGTACTGGCCGTCGTCTTCGCCGCCGTCGCGGTGCTCGCGCTGCTCGTCCAGCTCTTCGCCGTGCGGCCCGCGTTGACGCGCCGCTCGGACCGCGTGCTGGCGGGCGAGGACGGCCCGCGCAGCCACGCCCACTTCGTCTACATCGGACTCGAAGTGCTCAAGACCGCCGGGCTGCTCGCGTGCGGCATCGCGGCGCTCTCCTGAGTCAGCGCCGCGGCAGCACCAGCAGCGCGTCGCCGACCGGGCGTTCGCCCGTCGCGTCCGAGGGGGAGCTGACCAGCTTGCCGTCGATCGCCATCGCCGTCGAGCCGCCGCCGTCGAGGTTGATCGCGGTCACCGCGCCCAGCCGTGCCATCAGCCGCGCGCCCTCGATCAGGGACAGGCCTTCGCTGAACCCCGGCTGACGCCCGTCGACGGTGACGATCAGCAGCCGCCCCTGGCGGTCGAGGCCCACCATCGTGCGCGGGTTGCGCTTGACGCCCCAGCCGTACACGAACGACGGGTCGCCCGGGTGCACGATGCCGTCCGCCGCCGCGTTCACCGCGATCCGGCCGCCACGGACCAGCCACGGGCCGCCGTTGACCACACCTGCCGGGTGGACCGGGTGAGCGCCCTCGAAGACCCGCGTCGAGACCGGCAGCCTCGCACCCGGCCGCGCGTGCTCGCCCAGCCAGGTCGCCGCCGCGCCGGTGCCCTGCACGGTGTGCCCGCCCCGGGGCACGTCGCCGCCCGGGGGACGCACCGCCGTGACGACGTCGTGCTCGTCCAGCACGGCTTCGACACCGTCGCCGGCCGGGGTGGGCGTGCCGAGCTGCGGCGTGAAGAGCACCA
This genomic window from Amycolatopsis mongoliensis contains:
- the infA gene encoding translation initiation factor IF-1 yields the protein MANKGGIEVEGTVTECLRNATFKVELPNGHQVLAHISGKIRKNYIKILPFDRVLVELSPYDLSRGRILFRYRT
- a CDS encoding UbiD family decarboxylase, whose amino-acid sequence is MTEPLLSLRSHLDAVAGFGELRTVRGAHWDLELGGIAELSYRLPGSPAVLFDDITGYPAGMRVLTGSTGSPRRFGRTLRLGDDLDDAGVVEALRGKPSRWAAAAREFPVRPVEDAPLLANEVPGGKVDLLTFPVPRWHEHDGGRFIGTGCFVVTSDPDTGVHNGGCYRMEVADEGRSVTLAVVPGKHGDQNIRRWFEREGRAPVTVSFGHDPLLLVLGGTEVPHGISELEYAGAVLGERVPVVTGPDTGLPIPAGSELAIEGWLRPDHLREEGPFGEWTGYYSGRRRPNLAVEITRLYHRDDPILLGAPPGKPPHDYSYMRTVMKSAMIQDELAASGVPGVVKAWAHESGGGRLFVAVSVRQRYAGHARQVAYLTAQGPAAAYMNRYVVVVDDDVDPADLDQVVWAMSTRSDPGTDIEVMKRTWGSKLDPLSVEGAPPFTSRAIIDACRPYERLESFPRVAESDPEFLRNLERKWRSDLA
- a CDS encoding GNAT family N-acetyltransferase, whose product is METAHFTSGEPAVVITRVAQRQWHALEDDRVAGRGEASTRPDGRTFLSIDAWHRSVFDRLADAMLADLRGPLHTIVDEADAELTAGWERAGFTTRRREWEYVVSTGGAGPVAPPPGVTIVPLGAASEGPLRALDRVVRAEIEATVGWQEMPAEVLPHPPGDTVVDPAKYAVAAEADEYVGLVRVVRVTRLPRIGLIAVRADRQRRGIARALLAQVLGALHDAGIPTASAEVNEANPAATALFESVGARRASSNLELVRHGE
- a CDS encoding TMEM175 family protein; protein product: MEQKRSSERLVFFTDAVVAIALTLLVLPLTDLVPELVSEHKPAVEAVTHNWSKIVSFLISFLVIGRFWFVHHRIFEHVRAYSTTLVRVNFCWLLTIALLPFPSELIGAYQSERFTVVFYLGTLLASSLCHTALVLIVRHDPQVRGDAEPVPDEMFWNFVVSSAVFALALVVGFIKPGFGYYALLLLAFPARLVRRALGRAGK